A single window of Chitinophagaceae bacterium DNA harbors:
- a CDS encoding MCE family protein, producing the protein MTLKFSKEIKVGLLLIFSLVVLIIGFNFLKGKNLFVKEDRYFAVYEKIDGLKTSDIIVLNGFRIGRVENIDLMGDGSSRILVSFLVRPNLQIPRRTVAKITSTDLLGTKSITLEFSDSPNFYTPGDTLIADIQGDLADEVRREILPVKNRAEELLGSIDSLFITAKSILDDGQIVGALQQFENAIGNLAKTAGRIDTLVEDESNNIAIILDNIKSISTNLEQQNHELARFIQNMADISDSLSTSNLKQLIANAEATFEEINRTLVKMNEGDGSIAMLLNDPELYENLNNASENLDLLIKDLKDNPQRYVRFSIFGRP; encoded by the coding sequence ATAACATTGAAGTTTTCTAAAGAAATAAAAGTCGGTCTTTTACTCATATTCAGCTTAGTAGTCCTAATAATTGGATTCAATTTCTTAAAAGGTAAAAATCTGTTTGTAAAAGAAGATAGATATTTCGCCGTTTATGAAAAAATTGATGGTTTAAAAACATCGGACATTATTGTTTTAAACGGATTCCGAATTGGTCGTGTTGAAAATATTGATTTAATGGGTGACGGATCATCCAGAATTTTAGTTTCATTTTTAGTCAGACCAAATCTTCAGATCCCCAGAAGAACTGTTGCAAAAATTACCAGTACTGACTTATTGGGTACCAAATCTATTACACTTGAATTTTCTGATTCTCCCAATTTCTATACTCCCGGAGATACTTTAATTGCTGATATTCAAGGTGATTTAGCAGATGAAGTTAGAAGAGAAATATTACCGGTAAAAAACAGGGCTGAGGAATTATTAGGTTCTATAGATTCTTTATTTATTACTGCAAAATCTATCTTAGACGATGGTCAGATAGTGGGAGCTTTGCAGCAGTTTGAAAATGCTATCGGCAATTTGGCAAAAACTGCCGGCAGAATTGATACTTTGGTTGAAGATGAAAGTAATAATATAGCTATAATCTTAGATAATATCAAAAGTATAAGTACAAACCTTGAGCAGCAAAATCACGAATTAGCGAGATTCATTCAAAATATGGCTGATATAAGTGACAGTCTTTCAACTTCAAATCTTAAACAGTTGATAGCTAATGCAGAAGCTACCTTTGAAGAAATAAACAGAACACTTGTTAAGATGAACGAAGGAGATGGTTCAATTGCCATGTTATTGAATGATCCGGAACTTTATGAAAACTTAAATAACGCTTCCGAAAATCTGGATTTATTGATTAAAGATTTGAAAGATAATCCACAGCGATATGTTCGCTTTTCAATATTTGGCAGGCCTTAG